TCCTGCAGCAACCCTTCTGACCCCTTCACTCATATCAGGCAATGAAGACACACCTGCAGCTCTCTTAAAAGCACTCCAACTTTCGTCGTCAGCACTAGTAGTCTCATCGGTCTTGAATCTGTCGACTCCATTCACCTTATCTTGACTGTCTAAAGCTTCTTGAACACATTTCCCTGCAGCACCAGAAGTGTTCGATGCATCTATGTAATCCAAATCGAGATAAGTAGAGAACACATCCTCATCCATATTTACCATTTCGGATTTTTCATCTCCCGTCATCTCTGTGTTGTTGTTATCACCATTTCCTGCAAAGATTGGATCTCTTTCAACCACCTGCACCGGCATATCCAAAGCTCCAGAAGGTTGAAAAGGGACTTCACTTCCGGTCCTTCTGTGAGCCTCATGAAAACCGGCCCCGATTCCAAAACAACTAGCACTTGGGGGCGCTAAAGGTGAGGGCTGCAACAACGAATACAAGCTCTCACCCCGCTGCTCATTCGCCACCGCGTGGTACAAGGAATCAAGACCAAAAGGCAAAGGCTGTGATAAAGACCGAGAATGCGATGGCCTTTCAAGATTAGTAGTCCTCATATTCTGCGACCACATTTGCTGGTTTCCTGGGTGGTTGGCCAGGATCCGTGAGTAAGGTGATGAGATGGGAGGAAGTTGCGGGGCTTGTGGCCAGGGACAGGGCGGCAAGCTGGCCCTTTTATGACTTCCTCCATCGTCCCCGCTCATTTCTGGACTCTGATATTGTTCTTGGATCCAAGTATATTTTCTATGCATATAGCCAAGAAATTCCCTTTTATAGAATTAATTCTTCATGGATAACAAAGAAACTGCACATACATAATATAGTAGGTACTTACAATACATGCAATATTATTACagtaatattaatatttgcGAATGTTAGGTAACAACATAATTTATTTTGCTACTAAAATGAAAAGTACAGTGCATTGTCCATTCATCATTTGGTGCTTTAAATTTAAGGTacatacaaaaaattaatttttttttttacatttacaCTTACCATACTACCTAGA
The Primulina huaijiensis isolate GDHJ02 unplaced genomic scaffold, ASM1229523v2 scaffold207200, whole genome shotgun sequence genome window above contains:
- the LOC140966578 gene encoding bZIP transcription factor 29-like, which translates into the protein MSGDDGGSHKRASLPPCPWPQAPQLPPISSPYSRILANHPGNQQMWSQNMRTTNLERPSHSRSLSQPLPFGLDSLYHAVANEQRGESLYSLLQPSPLAPPSASCFGIGAGFHEAHRRTGSEVPFQPSGALDMPVQVVERDPIFAGNGDNNNTEMTGDEKSEMVNMDEDVFSTYLDLDYIDASNTSGAAGKCVQEALDSQDKVNGVDRFKTDETTSADDESWSAFKRAAGVSSLPDMSEGVRRVAAGDVSQMNIHLRSVSDHSFMENTDLANDFLEIPPYQGTLPGQLLSQMCSSESNSNGVSLMIGDVGFTADDQNKITANQKLTEIALSDPRRAKRILSNRRSAARSKERKLRYVAELEHRSMTLQNEANMLAAQLAQLERESSAMTTQNNELKLRLQGLEERAHLQE